One Vibrio tapetis subsp. tapetis DNA segment encodes these proteins:
- a CDS encoding ABC transporter ATP-binding protein, whose amino-acid sequence MDNVRFLLQYSKASSHDFFVGIAGKMFTELLSAIVWAMIFVFLYTQDAPQLTWLLCISGAVVTLQWFSGQTAKQSFLGAYDITHHLRSQLLSDIRKQPLAQLIGKGLGERMKLVTTDLKLFEDIFSHLVADFFAAWVIPACMLVFMLWVSPTLAAVLALFVALAILVLMMAEGRLSRMAKDNHKHTTQSANQIFEFIACLPMLKSFGRSERLSAPLNQRIEQVRQSGLGLEWAGGTGVMGATLILELSLPAMIAVASTLYGYGAISLTDCLAAILATIATVRPLARLALFSTLLRLFINSARRLRELASSPQQTQKGQAPNHYDISLEKVSLTFGEQTVLNSIDLIVSEGEHVAIVGPSGSGKSSLLHLIAAFHNPTHGLIKIGGKTLEDIGTEQLYQHISYVTQEVQLFAGSLKDNLLIANNNASLAQLQEAVSNAGLNELLQRLPQGLDSEVGENGCQLSGGERQRLSLARALLHNAPIVLLDEFTSALDQVKQKEVLGTLEQLCKGKTLVTVAHRLDTVTDADTIYLLNKGKIVANGNHNELLNNNSQYQELWYAGRVA is encoded by the coding sequence ATGGATAACGTTCGATTTCTTTTGCAATACAGTAAAGCCAGCAGCCACGATTTTTTTGTTGGCATTGCAGGTAAAATGTTCACGGAGTTATTATCCGCCATCGTGTGGGCCATGATATTTGTTTTTCTCTATACGCAAGATGCGCCTCAGTTAACGTGGTTGTTATGCATTTCAGGAGCAGTGGTTACATTACAATGGTTCTCGGGCCAAACCGCTAAACAAAGTTTTCTTGGTGCATACGACATCACGCATCACTTACGTAGCCAGTTGTTATCAGACATACGTAAGCAGCCTTTGGCGCAATTAATCGGCAAAGGGCTTGGCGAGCGAATGAAGCTGGTCACCACCGACCTTAAATTATTTGAAGACATCTTCAGTCACCTCGTGGCGGACTTTTTTGCCGCTTGGGTGATCCCCGCCTGTATGCTGGTGTTTATGCTGTGGGTGTCACCAACACTGGCGGCGGTACTGGCCTTATTTGTCGCCCTCGCCATCTTAGTGCTGATGATGGCAGAAGGTCGACTAAGCCGTATGGCCAAAGACAACCACAAGCATACGACCCAAAGTGCTAATCAAATCTTTGAGTTTATCGCTTGTTTACCGATGCTAAAAAGCTTTGGTCGCTCCGAAAGGTTGTCTGCCCCTCTCAACCAACGCATCGAACAAGTAAGGCAAAGCGGGCTCGGCTTAGAATGGGCTGGGGGTACAGGTGTTATGGGCGCAACGTTAATACTTGAGTTGAGCCTACCCGCTATGATCGCCGTCGCATCAACTTTGTATGGCTATGGTGCCATTTCTTTAACGGACTGCCTTGCTGCCATTTTGGCCACCATTGCTACGGTTCGCCCTTTGGCCCGTCTTGCTTTGTTCTCGACACTTCTGCGGTTGTTTATCAATTCAGCTCGTCGATTGCGAGAGCTCGCCTCTTCTCCTCAACAAACCCAGAAGGGACAGGCACCGAATCATTATGATATTTCGCTGGAAAAAGTGAGCCTAACGTTCGGGGAGCAAACCGTATTAAATAGCATTGATTTGATTGTTTCTGAGGGTGAGCACGTCGCTATTGTCGGTCCCAGTGGATCAGGTAAGTCTAGCCTTTTGCACCTTATTGCGGCTTTCCATAACCCAACACATGGGCTTATTAAGATTGGCGGTAAAACACTAGAGGACATAGGAACAGAGCAGTTGTATCAGCACATCAGCTACGTGACGCAAGAAGTACAGTTGTTTGCAGGCAGCTTGAAAGACAATCTGTTAATTGCAAATAACAACGCGAGTTTAGCGCAATTACAAGAGGCGGTTTCCAACGCAGGATTGAATGAATTACTGCAACGTTTACCTCAAGGGCTAGACAGTGAGGTTGGCGAAAATGGCTGCCAATTATCTGGAGGAGAAAGACAACGTTTGAGTTTGGCTCGCGCCCTACTTCATAACGCGCCTATCGTGCTTTTGGATGAGTTCACATCGGCCTTGGATCAGGTAAAACAAAAAGAGGTGCTCGGTACACTCGAACAACTTTGCAAAGGCAAAACTCTCGTTACCGTCGCACATCGCTTAGACACCGTCACCGATGCCGATACCATCTATTTGTTAAACAAAGGAAAGATCGTCGCCAATGGCAATCATAATGAATTGTTAAACAACAACTCTCAGTATCAAGAGTTATGGTATGCAGGGAGAGTCGCCTAA
- a CDS encoding SIMPL domain-containing protein, which translates to MTTSKSSWAIGVGLVLGLALLGFQLQQAVISFKSYERVVTVKGLSEREYPADTVIWPIELTVADNDLQKVYQTLETQTKQVREFLIEQGIEDSEFSLSSPSVVDKKAQQYGDSYVEFRYLANQSITIYSTKVDTVRGVMNKLGELGKLGLVLNQDSYSSQPEYLFTQLNDVKPEMVEEATRQAREVAQKFAADSQSQLGKIKRASQGRFSISDRDSNTAHIKKLRVVSTVEYYLSD; encoded by the coding sequence ATGACTACTTCAAAATCATCTTGGGCCATTGGTGTGGGCCTTGTACTTGGGCTTGCGTTGCTGGGTTTCCAGTTGCAGCAGGCTGTTATCAGTTTTAAAAGCTACGAGCGGGTAGTGACGGTGAAAGGCTTGTCTGAAAGGGAATACCCAGCAGACACCGTTATTTGGCCAATTGAGTTAACGGTTGCCGACAACGATTTGCAAAAAGTGTATCAAACCCTCGAAACACAAACCAAGCAAGTGCGGGAGTTTTTAATTGAACAAGGCATAGAGGATTCAGAGTTTTCGCTCTCTTCGCCAAGTGTCGTGGATAAAAAAGCCCAACAGTACGGCGATAGTTATGTTGAGTTTCGCTATCTTGCTAACCAGAGCATCACGATATACAGTACCAAAGTGGACACGGTTCGAGGTGTAATGAACAAACTTGGCGAGCTTGGAAAGCTAGGGTTGGTTTTAAACCAAGACAGCTATAGCAGCCAACCTGAATACCTTTTCACTCAGCTAAATGACGTAAAGCCAGAAATGGTAGAAGAAGCAACCCGTCAGGCAAGAGAAGTCGCGCAGAAGTTTGCCGCGGATTCGCAAAGCCAGTTGGGTAAAATCAAGCGTGCTTCTCAAGGCCGTTTCAGTATTTCAGATCGAGACAGCAATACCGCACACATTAAAAAATTGCGTGTTGTTTCTACGGTTGAATATTACCTTTCTGACTAA